The following is a genomic window from Caldicellulosiruptor danielii.
ATTCAAGACACCAATCTTTGGCACTTTTTTCTCATCAAAGAGTTTTGCAAGTTGCTTTTCATATGTCAAATCGTCAATGTCGGATACCACCAGTATTGCAATGTCTGTTTTGTTCAAAACCTCAAGGGTCTTTTCAACCCTGAGCCTGCCAAGCATGCCTTCATCGTCAATTCCTGCTGTGTCAATCAAAACAACAGGACCAAGTGGCAAAATCTCCATTGATTTGTAAACAGGGTCGGTTGTAGTTCCCGGCATGTCAGACACAATTGCAATTGGCTGGTTTGTAATGGCATTGATAAGGCTTGACTTGCCGGCATTTCTCTTGCCAAATATAGCTATGTGAAGCCTTTCGCTTCGCGGTGTTGTGTTCATCTTTTTGATCAATCCTTTCAGGCTAAGTTTATTCTTTGAATTTTATGAATTCAAAGGGGTTCAAAAGCTCCTGTGCCTCTTTTTCATCCATTATATTCAGATCTCTGACAACATCAATTATTTGCTTGTTTTCAAGAATAGCCTTTTTTGCAATTTCTGCTGCCCTGTCATATCCAATTCTGTCAATCAGGGCTGCTGCAATGGCAGGAGTCTTTTTTGCATACTCTAAGCATTTTTCCCTGTTTGCTGTTATACCGTCTATGCACTGCTGCCTGAAAATTTTAATACCATTTTTGAGAATTTTAAGGCTCTCAAGAAGATTGTTTGCAATCAAAGGCAAAAAAGCATTAAGTTCAAGCTGACCAGCCTGTGCTGCAAGTGTTATTGCAAAGTCGTTTGCCATCACCTGAAAGGCTATTGTGCTTATAAGCTCCGGTATAACAGGATTTACTTTGCCCGGCATTATGCTTGACCCCGCCTGAACAGCCGGCAGGTTTATTTCGTTAAATCCTGTGTTTGGTCCAGAGGAAAGAAGACGAAGGTCGTTTGCAATCTTTGAAAGGTTTGTTGCCAGAGCCTTCAAAAGCCCCGAGCATTCAACAAAGACATCTGCGTTCTGTGTTGCATCCATGAGATAGTCAGACCTTGCAAGACCTATCTTTGTGAGGTTTCGCAGTATCTCTATTACTTTGAAGATGTATTTCAAAGGAGCATTTACTGCAGTTCCAACAGCAGTTGCACCAAGATTGACCACTCTTAGCCGCTCCTCAACCTTGTAAAGTCTCCATCTGTCGCGCGATATTGCCTGGGCATATGCACCAAACTCCTGACCAAGTGTCACCGGCAGGGCATCCTGCAGCTGTGTCCTTCCTGCTTTTATTACATCTTCAAATTCATGTTCTTTTTTCTGAAGGCTTTTTTGAAGCTCTGCACACTCTTCTGATAGCTCTCTTACATTCCATATAGTGGCAATTCGCAGTGCTGTAGGGTACACATCGTTTGTTGACTGTGACATGTTTACATGGTTAATTGGATGAATTATGTCATACTCACCCGGTTTTCTTCCAATATGCATCAAGGCTATGTTTGCAATAACCTCATTGACATTCATATTTGTGGATGTGCCAGCCCCGCCCTGGAATCTGTCCACAATGAACTGTTCATCATATTTTCCTGCCAGAATCTCATCACATGCAAACACAATTGCATCTTTGATTTTTTCATCCAGAAGACCCACTTCAAAATTTGCAATTGCGCATGCTTTTTTGACCATGACAAGGGCCTTTATTAAATCCCTGTCAACGCTCTTTCCAGAAACATTGAAATTAGCAAAAGCGCGCTTTGTGTGAATACCATAGAGTTCAAGGTCAGAAAGCTCAACGCTTCCCAAAAAATCATTTTCTATTCTTGGCATTTCAAAATATCTCTCCTGATAAAAAATTTGAAATTGTCCAGCAAATATATCAATCACCATTAAATATTATATCATATTGATAAGAATTCAGGTGGGAAAGACAGAATTTTAAAAGCACTTTCTTTTGTTTCAGAGTTTTAAATTCTTTGTGAGAGGTTTTTATGTAAATAAAAGAGACTTTGAATCCATTTACAACTGTCATTTAAGTTTTTTCTCTTCGAATTTATGTTTGTTTTACTGGAGTGTAATTAAAGTTAAAAATGTAATTATTAGATTAATTTAAAAAATAACAAGCAATTCAGGGCAAATTTTTGTCTTTGACAAAGAACAAAATAATGCAAAATTAAGTGCAAAAAATTGAAAAAAAAAAAACAATATTGTGAATTGAAATTTAAAACAGCAGTTATAAATTATAATTAAAGGTTTTTAAATGAAATATAATTAAAAAAGAAAGGGTGAGGAGATATGAACAGAAAATTACTAAAAAAGGAAAGACACAAAAGAATTGTGATTGGTGCTATTGTATTTTTTACATTATTCTTGCTGAACCTTAATGATGTATTTGCAGAAAATATAGTTACGTATGTTGAACTTCCGGTTAAAAAGGTAAAGCAGGCATACTCAAACTGGTGCTGGGCAGCAGGGAGCGAGTCAATACTTTACTATTGTAAAAACTATTTAGGTTTTGGGCGAGAGGCAACACAGTGGGATATAGTGAAATATATTTATGGAAGCTATGTGAATAAAGGTGCATCTCTTTATGATATACAAAGAGCCCTTAGCTATTATGGTGTTGGTTCTTCACGCATGATACCAGTAAGTGGTTCTATAATTTCATATGGGCAAATTGGACAGCAAATTGTAAATTATAAAAGTCCAATAGGATTAGTAATTACAGCAACAGTAAGTCAAAATCATTTTGTTGTTATAAGTGGTATATGGCAATATTTTGACTCAAGTGGATATTTACAAAATCTTATAATGGTTATGGATCCTGCTATAGGTTATGTAAGAAGTATCCCTGATTCTGAGTTGAGGGATAACGACTATTTCGAAGATTACGTAGATGCGATAAGAATATTTAGACCATAATGATTTAACAGGGGGGAATTAGAATGAAAAAGAATAAGGTATATATTGGTTTTGCAATGACCTTTTTATTGCTTTTCATTACGACATTTTCCTCTGCCAGAGCAGGCTTTTCAGTCAAACACAATGATGAAACAAATGTACTTAGAAGGCAGGTTTCAGCAGAGACGTGGCTCAAGTCATTTGTTAGTTGTTTTGTGAAAAATGGAGAAAAAGATTCACCTACGCTGCAATCGTTAAATGAAATAACAAATATCAATGGACCGTATGACATTGAAAAATTTAAGTTGAGCAAAGAGTATGAATATTGCAGGGTATTTCATATTCCAACTGAAGTTAAGATAGCTGAAAATGGGCGTCCATATCATGTTATAAGAGATGAGGTAAAAGAGAAAGTTAAAAATTTGAGATTTAACTCCTGGAAAGATGTTTTTAACACTGAATTTGTAGACAATGGCTGGGCAAGAATTATATATTACGATAATATACCTGTTGGATACCTTCTTATCGAATGGAATGATGAAACGAATAATTATATAGTGAATGATGGAGTGTTTGGTGATGATTCGCTGGGCAGGGCAGTAAATAATTTGGAAAAATATCTGACACAGCGGGGCATTAAGAGTGATGTAAAAATTGTCAATATTGAAGAGATGAATTTGTACGCTGTATCAGGGGATGGAAATTGGTGGTGTGCCGGTGTAAAAGGTTACGAAAATCATATATGGGATTTTGGTATAATAAAAGATACATTGAATAAAAAACCAGCTCAAATTTTAAACGCAATAGAAGAAAGAAGTAGATTGATTAGAGAAGCACCTGAAAAGATGATGATTGGAGGAGAAGATCCTTCAAACACGTTGTATTTTGCTGCTGCCAGAAGAGAAAGAGCTCAGAATACTATGATTGCAATATTTTTACTTCTGCTAACCGCTATTATTGTTATATGCTCAAAGTGGAAATTTTCCTATAAATATTTGTTTGGAAGACATCCCGGGAATAACAGAATATGAAATTATATTTGGAGTACGGCCAAAAACTCAGGGGAGCAGTCTTAAAAGTAGAATTTGTGACTGCTCCCCTGTTTAATTTAATATATATTTTTCAAAACAAATCCAGCTCTTCCCATTCCTTTTTTATAAGGCTGTGATACCTGTCTTTGAAGAACTTTTCTTGACTTTGTCAGTTTTTGAGGTCACAAAAATGTAAAAGTCTTAATTTATGCGACTTTGCGGATTAAAAAAATAAAAAATTTTTTCTTATGTAGGGACAAATTATTTCCATTTATATCCTTATATTAATTGATTTATTGATATTTTGTAGTATAATATTTCAAAAACATTCTCAGGTGGTCTCTCTTGTTTGTTAAAATTACTAAAGCTGGTGGATATGAGTATGTTAAAATCGTCCATAATTATAGAGAAAATGGCAAAATAAAACAAGAAGTCCTCCTCAACCTCGGTAGACTTGATCTTTTAAAAAGTAATGAGTCTTTTGTAAATGTAATAGACAAACTTTATGAAGTATTTGCTAAAGAAAAAAATAAAAATGCCACCATTGAACTGACAGAAGATAATGTTTCTGAAGGAACAATATTGAACTACGGCTATATTGTCTATCGCAGACTTTGGGAACTTTTTAAAATAGGCAAATTCTTAGAAGAATACTGTTTAAGACGATACGAAATCAAATTTGATATTGACATTGTAAGTTTTTTAATGACAGTTCAAAGACTGCTGCATCCAGTTAGTAAATTAAAAACATATGAAAAGAGACATCAATATTTTGGTTTTCCATTGCAAGAAATTGATTTAAACCATCTTTACAGAAGCTTAGATATATTAGCAGAGGCAAAGGAAGAATTGGAAATTTATCTTTACCAGATGAACAAGACATTGTTTAACTTTCAGGTAGATGTTGTGTTTTATGATGTTACAACTTTTTACTTTGAGAGCGTGAAAGCGGACAGCCTAAGGATGTGTGGATTTAGCAAAGACAACAAAATCAATGGAGTACAGGTAGTAATGGGGATGCTGATAGATAAAGAAGGAAGACCTGTTGGGTATGAGCTTTTTCCTGGTAATACTATAGATAGCAAGACCATTGTAAAAATTTTAGAGAAACTGAAGGAGAAATTTTGTATAGACAAAGTTGTAATAGTAGCAGATAAAGGTATAAACAAAAGCTTAAATCTTAAGATGATAAAGGAAGCAGGATACGACTATATTGTTGCATCGAGGCTAAAGAACATGAGCAAAGTGGTTTTAGAAGAAGTATTTAACGATGATGGATATAAATACTTAGCAAATAAGGATTTTGAAAGCATTTATGGAGAAGAATTTAAATTTAAAGTAATAGATTATGAGAACAATGTAAAAGATGAGGATGGCAAAAAGTACAAGTTAGAAGAGAAGATGGTGATAACCTATTCAAGCAAGAGAGCTAAAAAAGACAAGCAGGATAGAGAAAGGTTTATTGAGAAGACAAGAGAGCTTTTAGAGGAGCCGAGTAAAATCAGGGCTTTAGAGAAAAGGGGAGGGAAGAAGTTTTTAAAGCGGGTAAATAGCAACAGTAAAGAGGAGTATCAACTTGATGAAGAAGCGATAAAGGAAGATGAAAGATTTGATGGGTATTATGCAATTCAAACAAGTAAATTAGACATGACAGCTGAAGAGATTTTAAGAGCATATCATGATTTATGGAAAATAGAGGAATCATTTAGGGTGATGAAAAGTTCATTGGAGGTAAGACCCATTTTTCACTGGACCGAGAAGCGAATAAAAGGACATTTTGTGGTTTGTTTTTTAGCATTTCTGTTAGAAAGGACATTGGAATTTAAATTAAGGGAAAAGGGGAAAGATATGAGTAGTGAGAAAATAAAAGAAGCGGTAAATTCGATGAATTTTATGCAAATAGAAGCAGGGGGGAGGAAGATTTTACTGAAGGCGAAGATAGAGCAAGAAGCGAAGGAGATATTACAGGTTATGAAGATAGATATGCCGAAGAATTTGATGATGATAGAGGAAGCGATAGAAAAATATGGGGTGAGGGAATAGTGTAGTGACAAATTCCTCACCCTTTTATTACCAATCCCAGTATTCTCAAGCTTTTTAAATTTCCAACTGACAAAGTCAAGAATCACCATTAAATATTATATCATATTAATGAATTCAGGTGGGGCAGATAGAGTTTTAAAAGCACTTTCTTATGTTTCAGAGTTTTAAATTCATTGTGAGAG
Proteins encoded in this region:
- a CDS encoding papain-like cysteine protease family protein encodes the protein MNRKLLKKERHKRIVIGAIVFFTLFLLNLNDVFAENIVTYVELPVKKVKQAYSNWCWAAGSESILYYCKNYLGFGREATQWDIVKYIYGSYVNKGASLYDIQRALSYYGVGSSRMIPVSGSIISYGQIGQQIVNYKSPIGLVITATVSQNHFVVISGIWQYFDSSGYLQNLIMVMDPAIGYVRSIPDSELRDNDYFEDYVDAIRIFRP
- a CDS encoding IS1634 family transposase, coding for MFVKITKAGGYEYVKIVHNYRENGKIKQEVLLNLGRLDLLKSNESFVNVIDKLYEVFAKEKNKNATIELTEDNVSEGTILNYGYIVYRRLWELFKIGKFLEEYCLRRYEIKFDIDIVSFLMTVQRLLHPVSKLKTYEKRHQYFGFPLQEIDLNHLYRSLDILAEAKEELEIYLYQMNKTLFNFQVDVVFYDVTTFYFESVKADSLRMCGFSKDNKINGVQVVMGMLIDKEGRPVGYELFPGNTIDSKTIVKILEKLKEKFCIDKVVIVADKGINKSLNLKMIKEAGYDYIVASRLKNMSKVVLEEVFNDDGYKYLANKDFESIYGEEFKFKVIDYENNVKDEDGKKYKLEEKMVITYSSKRAKKDKQDRERFIEKTRELLEEPSKIRALEKRGGKKFLKRVNSNSKEEYQLDEEAIKEDERFDGYYAIQTSKLDMTAEEILRAYHDLWKIEESFRVMKSSLEVRPIFHWTEKRIKGHFVVCFLAFLLERTLEFKLREKGKDMSSEKIKEAVNSMNFMQIEAGGRKILLKAKIEQEAKEILQVMKIDMPKNLMMIEEAIEKYGVRE
- a CDS encoding aspartate ammonia-lyase, encoding MPRIENDFLGSVELSDLELYGIHTKRAFANFNVSGKSVDRDLIKALVMVKKACAIANFEVGLLDEKIKDAIVFACDEILAGKYDEQFIVDRFQGGAGTSTNMNVNEVIANIALMHIGRKPGEYDIIHPINHVNMSQSTNDVYPTALRIATIWNVRELSEECAELQKSLQKKEHEFEDVIKAGRTQLQDALPVTLGQEFGAYAQAISRDRWRLYKVEERLRVVNLGATAVGTAVNAPLKYIFKVIEILRNLTKIGLARSDYLMDATQNADVFVECSGLLKALATNLSKIANDLRLLSSGPNTGFNEINLPAVQAGSSIMPGKVNPVIPELISTIAFQVMANDFAITLAAQAGQLELNAFLPLIANNLLESLKILKNGIKIFRQQCIDGITANREKCLEYAKKTPAIAAALIDRIGYDRAAEIAKKAILENKQIIDVVRDLNIMDEKEAQELLNPFEFIKFKE